One genomic segment of Suttonella sp. R2A3 includes these proteins:
- the yajC gene encoding preprotein translocase subunit YajC has product MLFIQSAYAQDAAAPAGGGMIQLVLMVGLFAIIWFLMIRPQQKRMKEHKKMVEALAKGDEVITGGGLMGRVIALDGQAIDLEIAKNTVVRLQRNFVTQVLPKGSLKGALTSEVAEASEE; this is encoded by the coding sequence ATGTTATTTATTCAATCAGCTTATGCTCAAGATGCGGCAGCACCTGCTGGCGGCGGTATGATTCAATTGGTTCTAATGGTTGGCCTGTTTGCGATTATTTGGTTTTTGATGATTCGCCCTCAGCAAAAGCGCATGAAAGAACATAAAAAAATGGTAGAAGCCTTAGCTAAAGGCGATGAAGTGATTACTGGTGGTGGTTTGATGGGGCGTGTGATTGCGCTTGACGGTCAAGCAATCGATTTAGAAATTGCCAAGAATACGGTTGTTCGCCTGCAGCGTAACTTTGTTACCCAGGTTTTGCCTAAAGGCAGCTTGAAAGGCGCGTTGACTAGCGAAGTTGCGGAAGCTAGCGAAGAATAA
- the folP gene encoding dihydropteroate synthase encodes MKQRLAIGRFQLDLTIPRIMGVLNCTPDSFSDGGDFLAVDAALARAEEMIASGVDIIDVGAESTRPGSQAITAEEEIKRLTPIVTALVADGRKPISIDTKKTAVMRVMLELGVDMINDVHGFEDPGAWQAVADAECALCIMHMRGMPETMQDNTDYQNVIDEVAQYLDLRVKEAERAGVALSRIVIDPGFGFGKTPAQNMALIKHIHAFNPDVAKLVGVSRKSTIGHYLHNKPVGERLIGSVTLAALAVWQGADIVRVHDVSETRDALAMVKALKMG; translated from the coding sequence ATGAAGCAACGATTAGCTATTGGTCGATTTCAGCTTGATCTGACTATTCCAAGAATCATGGGCGTGCTGAATTGCACGCCCGATTCTTTTTCAGACGGTGGTGATTTTTTAGCGGTTGATGCGGCACTCGCCCGTGCTGAGGAGATGATCGCTTCTGGTGTGGATATTATCGATGTTGGTGCAGAATCCACGCGCCCTGGTTCGCAGGCCATCACAGCAGAAGAAGAAATCAAGCGCTTGACCCCGATTGTGACAGCGTTAGTCGCTGATGGCCGCAAGCCGATTTCGATCGACACAAAAAAAACGGCTGTCATGCGAGTTATGCTTGAGCTCGGCGTGGATATGATTAATGACGTGCATGGCTTTGAGGATCCAGGTGCATGGCAAGCAGTGGCTGATGCCGAGTGCGCGCTGTGCATTATGCATATGCGTGGTATGCCGGAGACCATGCAAGATAATACCGATTATCAAAATGTGATTGATGAGGTAGCGCAATATTTGGACCTCCGGGTAAAAGAAGCTGAGCGAGCCGGGGTTGCTTTGTCGCGAATCGTGATCGATCCAGGCTTTGGCTTTGGTAAAACACCAGCACAAAATATGGCGTTGATTAAACATATTCACGCGTTTAATCCTGATGTGGCAAAGCTGGTGGGGGTGTCGCGCAAGTCAACTATTGGACATTATCTTCACAATAAACCAGTAGGCGAGCGCTTAATCGGTAGCGTCACGTTGGCTGCTTTAGCGGTTTGGCAGGGAGCGGATATTGTTCGGGTGCATGACGTTTCGGAAACCCGTGACGCTTTAGCTATGGTAAAAGCACTCAAGATGGGTTAA
- a CDS encoding DUF2147 domain-containing protein, translated as MKKRWLLGLGSLLSSALWAASPVGVWQTFDEDSGEKKSEVEIIELSSGELAGKILLLNQKPGALCVECKGSKKDQPIEGMTVIWGLQPDGENEWTDGEVLDPANGKTYNLKIELSEDGNTMDLRGYVGVSLLGRTQTWKRIK; from the coding sequence ATGAAAAAACGTTGGTTATTAGGTTTGGGTTCTCTCTTGAGTTCCGCACTTTGGGCAGCTTCGCCGGTTGGTGTTTGGCAAACCTTTGATGAAGATAGCGGTGAGAAAAAGTCCGAAGTGGAGATTATTGAGCTTTCAAGTGGTGAGCTTGCCGGCAAAATTTTGCTGCTAAACCAAAAGCCGGGTGCACTGTGTGTCGAATGTAAGGGCAGCAAGAAAGATCAACCTATCGAAGGGATGACCGTTATTTGGGGTTTGCAACCCGATGGCGAGAATGAATGGACTGATGGTGAAGTGCTCGATCCCGCTAATGGCAAAACGTATAACTTAAAAATCGAGTTATCCGAAGACGGTAATACGATGGATCTACGTGGTTATGTTGGCGTTTCTCTTTTGGGACGGACACAAACCTGGAAGCGTATAAAATAA
- the rlmE gene encoding 23S rRNA (uridine(2552)-2'-O)-methyltransferase RlmE encodes MARSKSSHRWLKEHHNDKYVQQAREEGYRSRAVYKLKEIQAKDKLIKPGMTIVELGAAPGGWSQYAAECLQGRGHIFALDILPMDALPDVTFIQGDFREESVLAQLEDLIGENAGIDLVISDMAPNTSGIKSVDQAKSMYLVELAVDFALQHLQEHGNLLTKVFHGPGFDKLMRSLKNDFTQVLTRKPSASRQRSQETYLLAKGLIKR; translated from the coding sequence ATGGCTCGCAGTAAAAGCTCACACCGGTGGCTCAAAGAACATCACAACGATAAGTATGTGCAGCAGGCGCGCGAAGAAGGCTATCGCTCGCGTGCGGTGTATAAACTCAAAGAAATTCAGGCTAAAGATAAGCTGATTAAGCCGGGCATGACGATTGTTGAGCTTGGTGCCGCACCTGGTGGCTGGTCGCAGTATGCCGCTGAGTGTTTGCAGGGGCGAGGTCATATTTTCGCCCTTGATATTTTGCCGATGGACGCTTTGCCGGATGTCACCTTTATTCAGGGGGATTTTCGCGAAGAAAGTGTTTTAGCGCAATTAGAAGACTTGATTGGTGAGAATGCAGGTATTGACCTTGTAATTTCTGATATGGCCCCCAATACTTCAGGGATTAAATCCGTTGATCAAGCGAAGAGCATGTACTTGGTCGAATTGGCGGTAGATTTTGCCTTGCAGCATTTACAAGAGCATGGCAATTTATTAACTAAAGTTTTTCACGGCCCAGGTTTTGATAAACTAATGCGTTCACTGAAGAATGATTTTACGCAAGTGTTGACGCGCAAACCGAGCGCATCACGCCAGCGTAGCCAGGAAACGTATTTATTGGCAAAAGGTTTGATAAAGCGTTAA
- a CDS encoding helix-hairpin-helix domain-containing protein has translation MKLKKLLILFVALLLSAASLAKVNINTANVDELSALSGIGEAKAMAIIDYREANGDFSAVDELVNVKGIGQGTLDKLKDDLSVTGKTDLSDVEHLSQ, from the coding sequence ATGAAATTGAAAAAACTGTTGATCTTATTCGTTGCCTTATTATTATCGGCAGCTTCACTAGCGAAAGTTAATATCAATACCGCAAATGTTGATGAACTTTCTGCCTTATCTGGCATAGGAGAGGCTAAAGCGATGGCGATTATTGACTATCGGGAAGCTAATGGTGATTTTTCTGCTGTTGATGAATTGGTTAATGTCAAAGGCATCGGCCAAGGAACCTTAGATAAATTAAAAGATGACCTGTCCGTTACGGGCAAAACGGATTTATCTGATGTTGAACATTTATCCCAATAA
- the ftsH gene encoding ATP-dependent zinc metalloprotease FtsH: MRKSILIWGGLILLFLFLVGEVDNLGMNNGANSVSYSQFLDEVENGDVRSAKIDLQEMTIQFTDKSGKSYITNNPEPNTMALIGDLRKNGVNITANPIEKESLLGRILINILPIIILIALFLFVSRQMQGGGGKGGAFSFGKSKAKLIPEDKIKVTFADVAGAEEAKEDVVEMVEFLRDPTKFSHLGGQIPRGVLMVGPPGTGKTLLARAIAGEAKVPFFTISGSDFVEMFVGVGASRVRDMFEQAKKHAPCIIFIDEIDAVGRQRGAGLGGGHDEREQTLNQLLVEMDGFEGNEGVIVIAATNRPDVLDPALLRPGRFDRQVVVGLPDLKGREQILKVHMRKKPIDEDVKPRDIARGTPGFSGADLANLVNEAALFAARRDGKTITMQDMEDAKDKIMMGAERRSMVMSDAEKEMTAYHEAGHCIVGRLVPSHDPVYKVTIIPRGRALGVTMFLPEQDRYSYSRERLESQISSLYGGRIAEDLIYGRDHVSTGASNDIERATAIARNMVTQWGLSDKLGPLAYGEEENEVFLGRSVTQHKNVSDETANLIDTEIRAIIDRNYDRAEQILKDNIDILHDMTKALVKYETIDSGQIDDLMSREPVREPKDWDESNDNGDNNRQGGVVIGGDHPINKPDEGTGRDISGSVGQNG; encoded by the coding sequence ATGCGAAAATCGATTTTAATTTGGGGCGGTCTGATTCTGCTGTTCCTGTTCTTAGTCGGCGAAGTCGATAATCTTGGAATGAATAATGGTGCCAATAGCGTCAGCTATTCGCAATTCCTCGATGAAGTGGAAAATGGCGATGTGCGTTCGGCCAAAATTGATTTGCAGGAAATGACGATCCAGTTTACCGATAAGTCCGGTAAGAGCTATATCACAAACAACCCTGAGCCAAACACCATGGCGTTGATTGGTGATTTGCGTAAAAATGGGGTTAATATCACAGCGAACCCGATTGAAAAAGAAAGCTTGCTCGGGCGCATTTTGATCAATATTTTACCGATCATTATCCTGATTGCGCTGTTCTTATTCGTCAGCCGACAAATGCAGGGTGGCGGCGGAAAAGGCGGTGCATTCTCTTTTGGTAAGAGTAAGGCAAAGCTGATCCCTGAAGATAAAATCAAAGTGACGTTTGCCGATGTTGCTGGTGCTGAAGAAGCTAAAGAAGATGTTGTCGAGATGGTTGAGTTCCTGCGTGACCCAACGAAATTCAGCCATTTAGGTGGGCAAATCCCACGCGGTGTGTTGATGGTTGGTCCTCCGGGTACTGGTAAAACACTGCTTGCTCGTGCGATTGCTGGTGAAGCTAAAGTGCCATTTTTCACTATTTCCGGTTCTGATTTTGTTGAGATGTTTGTAGGGGTTGGCGCTTCACGGGTTCGTGATATGTTTGAACAAGCGAAAAAACACGCCCCATGTATTATCTTTATCGATGAAATTGACGCGGTTGGTCGCCAACGTGGCGCAGGTTTAGGTGGTGGGCACGATGAGCGCGAGCAAACCTTGAACCAGTTGCTGGTTGAAATGGACGGTTTTGAAGGCAATGAAGGGGTGATTGTCATTGCGGCAACCAACCGTCCGGATGTGCTTGATCCAGCTTTGCTTCGCCCAGGACGTTTCGACCGTCAGGTCGTGGTCGGTTTGCCAGACCTCAAAGGCCGTGAGCAGATTCTTAAAGTGCATATGCGCAAAAAACCAATTGATGAGGATGTGAAGCCGCGTGATATCGCGCGTGGTACACCGGGCTTTTCAGGCGCTGATTTAGCCAACTTAGTCAACGAAGCGGCGCTGTTTGCTGCACGCCGTGACGGTAAAACAATCACCATGCAAGATATGGAAGATGCCAAAGATAAAATTATGATGGGCGCAGAGCGCCGCTCGATGGTGATGAGCGATGCGGAAAAAGAAATGACCGCATACCATGAAGCAGGGCACTGTATTGTTGGCCGCTTGGTACCTTCGCATGATCCGGTTTATAAAGTCACGATTATTCCACGTGGACGCGCGCTAGGGGTCACTATGTTCTTGCCTGAGCAAGACCGCTATAGTTATTCGCGTGAGCGCTTGGAAAGTCAGATTTCTAGTCTGTACGGTGGGCGAATCGCCGAAGATTTGATCTATGGTCGCGACCATGTATCAACTGGTGCCTCGAATGATATCGAACGTGCAACCGCTATCGCACGCAATATGGTCACCCAATGGGGGCTCTCCGATAAGCTTGGTCCACTTGCCTATGGCGAAGAAGAGAACGAAGTCTTTTTAGGACGCTCGGTCACTCAGCATAAAAATGTGTCTGATGAAACCGCGAACCTGATTGATACAGAAATTCGCGCGATTATTGATCGCAACTACGATCGTGCAGAGCAGATCCTTAAAGACAATATCGATATTCTGCATGACATGACCAAAGCGTTGGTCAAATATGAAACAATTGATAGCGGTCAAATTGACGATTTAATGAGCCGTGAGCCGGTACGTGAGCCTAAAGATTGGGATGAAAGTAACGACAATGGCGATAACAACCGTCAAGGTGGCGTAGTTATTGGTGGCGATCATCCGATCAATAAACCTGATGAAGGTACAGGTCGTGATATTTCTGGCTCAGTCGGGCAGAATGGATGA